A segment of the Ictalurus punctatus breed USDA103 chromosome 24, Coco_2.0, whole genome shotgun sequence genome:
TGTAAGGTACAGCAGCCAAAATGtagaataaaaaatacaacaacaaaaaaatactgtaatgtAAATTAGGTGAGAAAATAGAAATATAACCTCGCTGATCATTCAAACACACCGGTCTATTTGGACACAGCATTTCATTTACCTGCACTGTATGGTAGAACTCAGGTTCTCCATGTACAGTAATAtaatatgcatatataatatgttTATGACACATGATAGATCATGAGATGCACCAGTGAACTAGTCAATTGGACATGTCTTATATGATACAGTACAGTGTGAGAATGAACTCACATGTCGAGAATTGTACCTTATCATTCAAATAGCATTACAACTCCACATTACTAACATTTATGATGAAACAGATCCTGTATATTTTCCTGCTATGACTGTTGGGTTGATTATTCTGTATGAAAGTGTTTACACAGTGAGTGGGTTGAAAAATTTATGAAAAAGTAAGGAAGTTTATTAGAAAAACAAGGTAATCTATTTCGATCAGTGAGAAATGCTCAGTAGAAGATAGCTGCATGAATAATGTACAAATGCGTGAAAGCAACAAGAAATGCTTATAATGTTCTGACCAAATAACTAAAGGTGTTTAGTCAAACCAATTGCGATAAAAACCTAACAACCTGCTAAAGTCTTTCCTTTTGTTGTCTTGCTGTCGCAAACATCTGAATAAATTAGGGCGTGTTTGTGTGAATTAAATTTGAGGATAAACATAattgtataaatgtttatgctgctcagacacatagatagatagatagatagatagatagatagatagatagatagatagatagatagatattcataataataagtGAGTACAATACATTAATGGGACTTATGGGACATTTCTAAGAGCGTACATGTCAGAAAATGACATCTTAAAGTGAAAATATCTAGTATCTCATATTACAAgattataatacattttcaaaactttcacactgcaaaaaatgacatcttgGCAAGTTAAAATATCTTGAATCTAGTCAAATTGATCTACTATTTCTTATTACAAGATTCCaacaaaccaaatataagattattaaagctatttctagacatatttaCTCATTCCAAGCTTGAAATAGGTTTGTTCtactggcagataattttgctaatttttttcacacttatttatagaaataatttgtaaattaagaaatatgtctagaaatatGATTAATGgtcttatatttgttatataataatctcataataaatgTTCCTTTATTCAAGATATCTACCTAAGATATAATTTTTTGCACTGCAGTCAAAGCTCTTCTATATTACAGTTTATTTGTATAGATTGTTGGTCTAAACTTGAAGGTAACACTCGCTCAAAAACTTTATAAACCTTTCCTTTTTAtgtttgtacatttaaaatgaagCCATTACATATTTTACAGTATATGACTTTTAGaatcattcatttaaataacTGTACCTTTTTCAATTTCTTGCCATTGTGGTACAGTTACTTTTAGGGAATAATCCCAACATGTACtccccaatatatatatatattttttaaagtttgctaACTTTTGTTTGTTAACTTGCTTAAAATTACTTACCTATTCACTAGTTACAATATTTTTACCCAGCGGCATCATAATTTGGATTTTCAAATGTGATATAAATTCATTTCATATCATTTCCttaccattttaaaaattatttttattcaacaAATACACTTTAAGTCAGATTAACATAAATACTACTGAAATATAATCCAGAATAACAACATACAAAGTAATtggcacaacaacaacaacaaaagttcCAATCTGTTGTTCTTGTTAACACTTTCATTGTTTCCTTTCAATAGTTTGCATACACAACTATTCAAGTTAGAATTTTTGATATTAAAGTAATTTTTCAGCAAATTTTCAGTCAGAAGTATAAAGGTTTATTAAATGAGTAATATTGAATACTGCCTCATACTATGCTACATTAACTGCATAGTTAATGCATGTTCttcagttattatttatttctttaatgaTGAAGTTACGTACATATATTTGTCATTATTTGTAGTCTAAGAAGGATATGTTAATTCAGGCTCAAAAGGTGTCCAGAAACATTATTGCATACGCTTATTGATACCTTGAGTGATTACAACCTTGACACAAACCTGAAATCATTCGTGCTATCTTCAATGTACATGCTAATGGTAATCCTGCACTGATATCCTGTCTACTTTATTATTGAACCACTTCCTCTCAATTCCTGCAAAATTGCCCTCGTTAATTATTTAAGTGTAATGACATTACAACTGATTAATTAATGAGGGCAATTTTGCACTTTATTGTAAGAGTTGAAAGTCGTCATGTTATATTTTCGCATGATAAGGTATGTCTTGTCGTTGAACCATATATTGAAAAATGTTAGGTTAAAAAGGGTTAAGGGGAAAATAAGGCTTTAAAGCATTAATAACTATTGCGCACATTGCAGTCTATCTTCACTATGCAAAAtgaaattctgtaaatgtattattacatttattttttattattttacaggatTTTAGTGAACAATTAGGCGATTAGAGCTGTTTATTGGTTTAAAGTAAAATAACAGAACACAcaatgcattgtgggatatCTAATATTATAGGCAGGGATGAGAATGGTAATATatatacttgtttgtttgtttatatactATTAGTTGAGCTAactgtggtggctcagtggttaaggctttgcaTTACAGCTAAGAAGGTTGTGTGTTAAAATCCCAACATCACCAAGCTGCCATGAGTGGGTCATTGAGCAAGACCATTAACTCTGTTCAGTTGTATCCCACATTAGGCAAATGTGCTGGATTATATTTGCTACTGTAATTATATTTCCAAgtattttaaaagcaaaatattTAATGTATGGAGTACATTACTGCAAACACTCAGTAGTATATGTTaaaaacaatagtaataatCTATAATGACTTTACTGGTAACTCTTCTACCAGTAAATTACTATAAATCTTACActaaatgttttacagtgtagttttTCCCAAACaaagatttgtttatttaactcGGCCACGGTCAGAGGCTCCTTGTTGTACGCCATTCAGCGCTCTGCACTGGTCTTGTAAAAGACATCAGTGACATTTACTTGCGTCTCATTTGGTAGTCTCTCTTTCCCGTGTGTGCGTTGTTCAAAAGAATGAATTCCCAAATGTTTTTCCTTGAGCTATTTATATTGAACTGGCTGAAATATGAGAATCTTTCTGCTCAGAgttaacatttatattattttgttgtggccattttaaagattttttaaagGTAATTTTTTCCCCTATGTCAattgtaataatatatattatgtacAATTATTATACTAATTATACTATAAAATACTATTGCTTTTCAAAGTAAAGATTAATGACCGAAGAAGCTTAGACCAAACAATGTGTCCAAACAGATGGTATATCTAttcataatataaatataaatacacttTATTTACTATAAATACACTTTATTTAAAGGGTACCTACATAGGGCctttataacacattcataagcacTGCATAAATATTCTATAGTGTTAGAGAATTTATAAATATCTTATCTCAAAACATATAAGATGACACTGGAGATTTTATGCAACTTTGTCTTTATATGGAATTAGCATTATGAGTTCTGTAATTGAgacactgtattttattattattattatcaatatcTTGCATGTTATTAGCTTGTTTTTACTGAAATAGAACAGAACATTCAGGACAGTTTGGGAAAGCTGTAAAAGCTGTTAAAATCATAAATTTGGCTGGCATATGAGCTTCATAAATAAGAATAAGCATTTCATATaagacatactgtacagtacatacCATAATGTAGTATTGGCAAAATGTGTCCAGTTGCTATCTTACCTTTAGTGAGGTGTTCTTACGGAATCTATTGCTTATACAAGCATGGCATTCTGTTCTCATTTATGAGCGAATTGAATGATTTTAATgccatccgtccatcttctactgtggggaacctggagcctatcccagggagcatcgggcacaaggcggggtacaccctggacttcagacatgccaatcagcctaccatgtatatctttggactgggggaggaaactggagtacccggaggaaacccccgcagcacggggagaacatgcaaactccgcacacacatggccccggcgggactcgacCCCGGACTCTGGAGgagtgaggcaaacgtgctaaccactaagccaccgtgtgcccctgATTTTATGAAGCACTATATTCACATTCTACAACTTCAAGATGTGGATAAAAAATAGAGTAGCACAGTGTCTAAATCAGTCAACTTATAAAGAATATTGCATAAAAAAGACaaagttgtatttttaaaaatccagtatcATAACATGTTTTGACATAAGCCTTTTATAAATTGTCCAGAATTgctttataaaatgtttattcaatGCTTATTAATGTGTTGTGAATGCACAATGTAGGAACTCTTCAAAAAAGTGTTACCCCCAAATACAgttttacagtatgtattaCCACACGAATTATAAGGATCCATTTTCTCAATGAATTTGTAATGAATTTACTTATattacaataaaacatttatatggAGCATTTCTGTCTTTCAGCACTCGTTCTTTCTGATTGCGGTGTTCTTAGGAACATGGACCTTGTGCTCCTGCATTTTCTTAGTAGAGATTTGAGCCAGTCACAAGGTTTGACTTTTTAAAAGTCAGGTTCCTGTAAGCAATAATTCAGTCTTTGGAACTCGTAGCTGAGGGTGTTAGGAAAATCAGGAGGCGTGTCCGCATTCACCTGTTACAAAGTCACTCAGGTCAGTGGGTTCTTTCTCATCTATGATGCTAAACTGAAGACAGAGCTGAGGAAGGAGGAGAAAGCAAatgaggaggtggaggagcttGGACGGCCAgtgtacacacgcacacacatacacatgcagcAAATCTCAGGAGTGAGCTGGAATGGTGGGAGGCTGCTCTGATCGTCCCTGGCTCGATCCCTTTCTCAGGCAAGGTTTTGCAAGTAGGGGGCGCTGGGAGTGGAACTGTATGTAGGATTACAATTCTCCGAGGCTTGTCTGACTTCTGCGACGGAGCACTGCGCAGCCTGTGTGACAGCATTACGCCTGGAAGGTAAGAACCTTTCTTCTTTAGGTCATAAAATCTACTGAGCTGGTGGGGATCGGTTTTCGTACAAAAACAGCACTTTGTGACAAACAGCTTGATTGAGCATGAGCAATACCTTTCAGTGATACCATTGCGAAATCACTTCACTTCAGTTCATCACTTATATTGTTTGCAGgtcaaatagaaatgaaatgaattacAAATGCCCATTTCTAGAGTGTTTGGTCTGTGAATTTAAGAGTCTATAGAAAAAGTTGCAATGGTTGAGCATACTGTATGCTGTCTGTAATATATGTATGCTTATCATCAAGAATATATTTGGAAAATCTAAGTAGAGTTAGAGATTATTAAGTAAATAGAAAAAGGTTTTTTAGACGgtgagctttaaataaatagCCAGGATGCATAAAGGATAAAAAACTACGCTCATACTTTTTCCATCTGTTCATTATCTGAGATGAAGCTTATTTATGAGAACTTCATGTGTCagtttattcataaacatttacactttaTTATGGTAATACTttttattctgaaaaaaaaaaatgtgttatcTGAAATTCTGAATTCTTTACCAGGCTGAAAATGAAACATGCTAATTATAGTAACCTGGCAGCAcaactttgttttttcttcctcaaGTCAATCAATTTCACTGGGAACCTGATCCCTAAGCCCAGGGCTTTGCTGTGAAAGGGCATGTGATTTACATCTGTAACAGGTGGACAGACTATATGATATAATTACAGTGAAATCTGTACATCTGTATGCTTTATTGCAATGGCTTTGAAATGGTCTTTTGTCTGACTAGAATCTGGAACGCGTATGTTGCACTGGTGAAGTGTagctctgaaggtgtgtgttttacaggaaAGGAATTAATATTTCACAGGTTTCATCAGCGGGGAAGGAGAGGGGCTCTGGTCATCCGTTAAAGGTCAAGATTTTCTCCGCCGCACAAGATTATCATTCTCATTATGGCAATACCTTTGCATCTTTAATGAAGGGAAgtgcagaaaaaaatgtaactgtCTAATCAAATCAAATAGGGTTTATATACTTTTTGATATTCAAATGTAAGCAGTCCTAATATTTCATTGGAGTGCAATGGCAAACTGGGTGCTGGGATTTGTTAACTTCTACTCACCTTTGTTTCCTCCAAATGAAGAGAAAATGATcttgttgtgtgtttggttttatGTGTTTGTATCTTTCATTGATCATTAAGCAAATCAAAAATAACAATGCAGCTGTGGATCATTTGCATATGTTCTTTGAGCTTTGTAAGAAAATCTGCTGATATAAATTTGCTGTGCATAgttattttgcatttaattCACTTCTTATGTATTATAATTCTGTGGGTCAGTTGGGATACTGACACTCTATTAGATATTATTAAATACTGATATGTTACAGAAATATGTTTTGGCTGTAGCCGAGACGCCAAAACGAGACAGGAATTGATGCTAGGCACGGCACAGGAGCAGGGTGCCTGGTATTTTTCTTCTCttgtaattactttttttttcttttcctctctctcttctttcctccCTTCCTCTGTTTCACTAGATTAGGTGTCACAGTAATAGCGTCATCGACTGCTGCCTGATGAATAATCATGcttttggactggaggaggcaAAGCAGCACTGGaattaaaatgtgtaaagaaCAAACTGTACAAAAGAAGCACAGtctctagagagagagagagagagagagagacccctcGTGTCAGTGTCATGGATCACACAAGCCCAGGCAGCCCCCACAGATGAGATGACTGCAAACATGGAGGTGCTTATTGGCATCTATTCCCACGGCCGCCCTGTCTCAAGAGGCAAACTCGTCAGGATGCTATTAACTACTGCTGAACTGTCATTCTTGTAAACTCTGACTGgtaaaaatgggaactgcagcCTAAATGAGCGGTCCACCCAAAACTGAGAGCTGGGCACACACTCAAATGCAGTATGTAGCATTGGTGACCTATGTTTCGGGACATGCAGTACAAAGACACTGCCAGTATGGAAGAGCAGACAACCACTCTGATTCACATTTATCAGAATAGCACTGAGCACTTCAACACTTCGTTTGACTACAACTCGACAGATCTGAACGAGAATACAGACACCAGTAAGTTTTATGTCATTGGGCTTTTCCTCTCTTGCCTGTACACGATCTTACTCTTCCCCATCGGCATTATTGGGAACATCCTTATACTGGTGGTTAACTTGAACCACAGAGAGAAGATGACCATCCCTGACCTTTACTTCATCAACCTGGCAGTGGCTGATCTCATTTTAGTGGCTGATTCACTCATCGAGGTCTTTAACCTGAATGAGAAGTACTATGACTACGCTGTTCTCTGCACCTTCATGTCCCTTTTCCTGCAAGTCAACATGTACAGCAGCATCTTCTTCCTGACATGGATGAGTTTCGACCGCTACGTGGCTCTAGCCAACTCCATGAGCAGCAGACCGTTGCGCACCATGCAGCATGCCAAGCTCAGCTGCAGCCTCATCTGGATGGCCTCCATCCTGGCCACCCTCCTGCCCTTCACCATTGTGCAGACACAGCACACAGGCGAGGTCCACTTCTGCTTCGCCAATGTCTTTGAGATCCAGTGGCTGGAGGTGACAATCGGTTTCCTGGTGCCTTTCTCTATCATCGGTTTGTGCTACTCCCTGATCGTACGTATCCTCATGCGGGCTCAGAAGCACAGGGGCCTGTGGCCACGGCGACAAAAGGCCCTGCGCATGATTgttgtggtggtgctggtgttCTTCATCTGCTGGCTACCTGAGAATGTCTTCATTAGCATCCAGCTGCTCCAGGGTACAGCAGATCCTTCAAAGCGCACAGCAACCACCCTGTGGCATGACTACCCTCTGACTGGGCATATTGTCAACCTGGCGGCCTTCTCCAACAGCTGCCTGAACCCCATCATCTACAGCTTCCTGGGTGAGACCTTCAGAGACAAGCTGAGGCTCTTTGTGAAGCAGAAGGCCAGCTGGTCAGTGGTCTATCGCTTCTGCCACCACACTCTGGACCTCAACATTCCAGTTAGGAGTGAGTCTGAGGTGTAGGACTGAATGTAGTCCCAGAGCTATTGGGAATGTGGCTTGAGATTGTTCTTTGTTGCAATTCTGAGAAGAACAAttggaatgtttttttctatTGAAAACCCTGTATGCCTCTCTGAATGAAGTTGCTCTGAAACTCCAGATGCAGTAGGGTAGGAGTAGGGCAGAGAATGTAGGTGTAGCCACCAACTGACAGGGGTATACAATTCAGCTTACAAAAGCAGTTGAAGAAGAAGCACCATGTTTGCTTTATTTCCCGCAGAGTGTAAtctatacagaaaaaaaaggaattattCAGGGTATTTTTTTGCAAAGACATGGAATGATGGAAAGTAAACAGTAAAGATAAAATAACTGATCTGTTTTTTCTAAAAGTAAACTTtagagataaaaacaaaaaacaaacaaacaaaaaaaaacacagtgtatCAAGGTAATGACTTTTATACTCCAGGAAGATTGTGCTCAATGAGCCCATGGTAAgggaacaaataaaaaacagactTCAAGACCTCTGACTTGTTTCTTCTCTGCATCATTTTGGTCCTTGTTTTGATTCCTTTAATATTTGGTAAGCTTCCTACACTACAAAAATGCCATAACAGGTTTTAAACACACTGGTTCATTTAAAGTTCACTGCCCACCTTAACAGGAACATCTACGAGATCTTACTTACTAACGAGACTTACTGTGTGCTCAGACAGAAATGTTATCAATTCCATCCCCAGGTGTTGGCTCCTGTTTACCAGGGGTAGAGACAGGGGGCAGGTGGCTTGCGGAAGGCAAAAAGTAATGTAAACACATTACTTGAGCCTTCAGTAACCCATCCAACAGTGCTCCATCAGTGCTGTTTATTCAGTACAGTGCTTTAAGTCACATTTCTAACCTTAGTCATATCTTTGTGTCATTCCAGTGGGCAATGTTCCTGAGCTGTCCCTGCCATTTTCATAGGACTGTTATTATTTATGAAATGGATCATTCTTCTCATTTTCTCAAGAAATATGTTATTGGGAGTCACAGACACCCATTACTACCATAGGCATGATATAGTAATCTGTAGCTTAGTTGAAGAATGCTTATTCGTTAAagagagtaaaagaaaaaacataatcTGGTGTAAATTTCCTCTCATTATTTATATCAAACTGCAAGTAATACTGATAGAGCTATCAATGAAATGTTGCTCTATTTCATTCAAGAGCGGTTCatgaccatagattttggtggagcaggacaacattaataacaacatagtctcaaacaaaattaagtcGATAGGCTAGCAGGCTTACTGAAACTGGATTGCTGAAGATTTGAAACCCGATATGGTCTTCTGCAGTTGTAGCCCATCTTCCTCATCTGCtcatcatggttgtaaagagcggttatttgagttaccgtagcccGAATCTGGTCTGGTTATTTTCTgacttctctcatcaacaaggtgtttctgatCGCAGGACTGCtgctcactgaatgttttttgttgttgttctttttcctaccattctgtgtaaagactattgtgtgtgaaaatcccaagaggtCCGCAGTTTCTCAaatactgtctgtctgtctggcatcaacaaccatgccattTTGGTGTTTGATGTAAACGTTAACTGAAAGTCACGACAAGCCACCAGTGATTTCGAATTATAATGTGTGGTTTACTAACACTGCAACCAATGGCAATTCCTGGACTAGAGACTATGTAGTAATAGGGTTGATATGTATAAAGCTGTTAAAATTTCTTAAAACTCATGTTCTCTTCACCAAACAGCAAATATAATCTGTGATTAACattggagcctatcctagggaacttggggcacgaAGTGGGGCACAATCGgtcacaccttcacacactacagacaatttggaaatggcaatcagactacaatgcatgtctttttcactgggggaggaaactggaatacccTGAGCAGGCCCGTGAGGTACGAAGAGAACATGCAGGCTCTgggcacacagggcagaggtgcgATTTGAACCCCAACCCCTGGCAAGcatgctgaccactaagccactgtgccaccTCCTATGTAATATCGAGTAAAACAAGTAAGTACTTGTTACATGGAGGTAGGGTGGATTGTCTGATTTCTTTCTAATGATGATTTCCATCACATTACAGTCTCCAATGCACATTCTCCAAATAACCAAAGCATGTTAAAATGGTGTTTTCTGTCTCGGTGGGCCTATGGAGATAAAATAGCTTGTAAAACATAATAAACCTTTATTTAGGCCTTAAACATGAGCTCCCAAAGGCTCATActcaaacacaaataaactggTCATTGAAACCAGGGCCAGTATGTatgaaatcaatcaatcactcagatcgaaaaaaaaaaaataattcatataCATTAACATTTACTTCTATAATTAGACCTAAAAATGAGAGCAATATACAATAATTCGTAAATAAAATTACGATTAcgaaattataattatttagaGTATTTAGAGGTGCTTTAGAGGAGTCTCGAACTGTTAAAAATGTCAACAGATAGACAAAATGTGCACTCACAAGCAGCTGCATCTGATAGATGATGCAGCTCTCATAAAGATTCCACTTTGTATAAGGCAGCAATGAATTTGTTAGCATTGAGACTGTGGCTTTTTCCCCAGATATcaaagtatatattatatactccCTTTGTGAATCATAACTACtttattgtgtattattattattattattttgttgccCTCGTCCCAAGATTTTTTTAAGATGTGTTCCAGTAAtcaaaattcaaaattaccttatatttttcttaaaatggtacatatactcagtttaaacatttgatatgctttctgtgttctactgtgaataacatatgggtttatgagatttgcaaatcattgcattccgtttttatttacattttacacagtgtcccaactttttgggaattggggttgtattattattatgatgatgatgatgatgatgatgatgatgacgatgatgatgatgatgatgattattgttgttgttgttgttgggcaTTAttgttggcttagtggttagcatgtttgactTTCACATCtggggttggtggttcaattctgaatgtgtgcgtggagtttgtaTGTGCTCCTTGTGTTACGTTGGTTTTCTAcaggtattccggtttcctcccccattccaaagacatgatttgtaggctgactggcatttccaaattgtctagtgtgtgaatgtgtgtacgattgtgccctgtgatgggttggcactatgtccagggtgtcccccaccttgtgctccAAGGTTCTcaagaccctgtgta
Coding sequences within it:
- the gper1 gene encoding G-protein coupled estrogen receptor 1; this encodes MFRDMQYKDTASMEEQTTTLIHIYQNSTEHFNTSFDYNSTDLNENTDTSKFYVIGLFLSCLYTILLFPIGIIGNILILVVNLNHREKMTIPDLYFINLAVADLILVADSLIEVFNLNEKYYDYAVLCTFMSLFLQVNMYSSIFFLTWMSFDRYVALANSMSSRPLRTMQHAKLSCSLIWMASILATLLPFTIVQTQHTGEVHFCFANVFEIQWLEVTIGFLVPFSIIGLCYSLIVRILMRAQKHRGLWPRRQKALRMIVVVVLVFFICWLPENVFISIQLLQGTADPSKRTATTLWHDYPLTGHIVNLAAFSNSCLNPIIYSFLGETFRDKLRLFVKQKASWSVVYRFCHHTLDLNIPVRSESEV